A single window of Syntrophus aciditrophicus SB DNA harbors:
- the uvrC gene encoding excinuclease ABC subunit UvrC — MNRQQLEGRIDIAPRTPGVYLMKDAAGKILYVGKAKNLKSRTRAYFSGTDSRAMIPFLVSRIHDIEFILTETEKEALILENNLIKEHHPRYNICFRDDKAYFNIRADLNEPFPRFQLVRRPRKDGAKYFGPYPSSASARETLQFLQSIFPLRTCRDAELKSRTRPCLEYQIKRCLAPCVGRINSEDYLQMVRDGVSFLEGRGNNLLRELRERMKMAAEQMNYEEAAFLRDRIRAIEETLERQRMVSMTFKDQDIFGLYREGHLIQVCILLIRQGKILGSRLLPLLKFEGETADMLSSLLMQYYDQSVDIPQEILIPASIEDRQVIREWLEEKRGKGLSILIPRKGRGLELLHIAEQNAEHGFKMERKSLDDSDESLRLLMERLHLRRFPRKIEAFDISNIGGRLAVAAMVTFQDGRPLKSGYRRFRIRTVHGADDYAMMYEALKRRYQGKENLPDLIVVDGGKGQLAVAFSLLKDLSISGQDVIGLAKERVNGVTVQGGVNKSEDRVYLPHKKEALYLSRWPAVLFLLQRIRDEAHRFAVSYHRSLKTRSDFMSLLDDIPGVGEVRKKALLLSFGDLARIREATVEELTQVEGIGKDLGEKIHAFLHNDQRSVEPSTG; from the coding sequence ATGAACCGGCAACAACTGGAAGGTCGTATAGACATAGCGCCACGGACGCCCGGTGTTTATCTCATGAAGGATGCCGCCGGCAAGATCCTCTATGTGGGGAAGGCAAAGAATCTCAAAAGCCGGACTCGCGCTTACTTCAGCGGGACGGATTCCCGCGCCATGATCCCCTTTCTTGTTTCCCGAATCCACGATATCGAGTTTATCCTGACGGAGACGGAAAAGGAAGCCCTGATTCTTGAGAACAATCTGATCAAAGAACACCATCCTCGTTACAATATCTGTTTTCGGGATGACAAGGCCTATTTCAACATCCGTGCGGATCTCAACGAACCCTTCCCCAGGTTTCAACTGGTTCGACGCCCCCGCAAAGACGGGGCAAAATACTTCGGACCCTATCCTTCCAGTGCCTCGGCCCGGGAAACCCTCCAGTTTCTTCAATCCATCTTTCCCCTTCGAACATGCCGCGATGCGGAATTGAAATCACGCACGAGGCCCTGTCTTGAATATCAGATCAAGCGGTGTCTTGCTCCCTGTGTTGGTCGAATAAACTCAGAAGACTATCTGCAAATGGTCCGGGATGGAGTTTCCTTTCTTGAAGGACGGGGAAATAATCTGCTCCGTGAACTGCGGGAGCGGATGAAGATGGCGGCTGAACAGATGAATTATGAGGAGGCAGCCTTTTTGAGAGATCGGATCAGGGCGATAGAAGAAACCCTTGAAAGGCAGCGTATGGTTTCGATGACGTTCAAAGATCAGGATATCTTCGGCTTATACCGGGAAGGACACCTGATTCAGGTCTGTATTCTTCTGATTCGTCAGGGAAAAATTCTGGGAAGCCGGCTCCTTCCCCTTTTGAAATTTGAAGGCGAGACGGCGGACATGCTGTCTTCGCTGCTCATGCAATATTATGATCAATCTGTAGACATTCCTCAGGAAATTCTTATTCCGGCATCGATCGAGGATCGGCAGGTCATACGGGAATGGCTGGAGGAAAAGCGTGGAAAGGGGCTTTCCATTCTGATTCCCCGAAAAGGGCGAGGCCTGGAACTTCTCCATATTGCGGAACAGAATGCGGAACATGGCTTCAAAATGGAGCGCAAGTCGCTCGATGATTCTGATGAGTCCCTGCGGCTGCTCATGGAAAGACTTCATCTCAGACGCTTCCCCAGGAAAATAGAGGCGTTTGACATCTCGAACATCGGTGGACGGCTGGCTGTCGCCGCCATGGTGACCTTTCAAGATGGCAGACCCTTGAAGTCCGGTTATCGGCGTTTTCGAATCCGGACGGTCCATGGAGCAGACGATTATGCCATGATGTATGAGGCTTTGAAGAGGAGGTATCAGGGTAAGGAAAACCTGCCTGACCTCATTGTCGTGGATGGAGGAAAAGGTCAGCTGGCTGTGGCGTTTTCCCTGTTGAAGGATCTGTCGATTTCGGGACAGGATGTGATCGGTCTGGCCAAGGAAAGGGTAAACGGAGTTACCGTGCAGGGGGGAGTCAACAAAAGTGAAGACCGCGTTTACCTCCCCCATAAAAAGGAAGCCCTGTACCTGAGCCGCTGGCCTGCGGTGCTTTTCCTGCTTCAACGCATTCGGGATGAGGCGCACCGTTTTGCCGTTTCCTATCATCGAAGTCTGAAGACCCGAAGCGATTTCATGTCTCTTCTGGACGACATACCGGGTGTGGGAGAAGTTCGTAAAAAGGCCCTTCTCCTGAGTTTCGGAGATCTTGCCCGGATACGAGAGGCAACTGTCGAGGAGTTGACTCAGGTGGAGGGAATCGGAAAGGATCTGGGAGAAAAAATTCATGCGTTCCTTCACAACGATCAACGATCGGTTGAACCATCAACAGGATAG
- a CDS encoding TMEM165/GDT1 family protein, whose amino-acid sequence MTAFLASLSFVVLAEMGDKTQLLAMALAVRYRASVVMWGVFAATALNHMLAVFLGNYLTMFFPMQYVQIAAAISFIMFGLWTIRGDELSGEDRRFNFSPFWTVAVAFFLAEMGDKTQLATIALAAKYQTVFPVWLGTNIGMLAADALGIGIGIVLGKKIPERAIKWFAALLFILFGLVGLWQSMPKHLLTAPVVIGGILTIAIFTALVTYTNRTKKEPSGLNGCSKSAVQPGTEDRFE is encoded by the coding sequence ATGACTGCTTTTTTAGCCTCGTTGAGCTTTGTCGTCCTGGCGGAAATGGGGGATAAGACCCAGCTTCTGGCCATGGCGCTTGCTGTTCGTTACCGGGCTTCTGTTGTCATGTGGGGGGTGTTTGCTGCTACGGCGCTCAATCATATGCTTGCCGTTTTCCTGGGCAATTATCTGACGATGTTCTTTCCCATGCAGTATGTCCAGATTGCAGCGGCGATATCATTCATCATGTTCGGCCTCTGGACGATTCGGGGAGACGAGTTGAGTGGGGAAGACCGCCGTTTCAATTTCAGTCCTTTCTGGACAGTGGCCGTGGCCTTTTTTCTCGCTGAGATGGGGGATAAAACCCAGCTTGCCACCATTGCCCTGGCTGCCAAATATCAAACGGTTTTCCCTGTCTGGCTGGGGACCAATATCGGGATGCTCGCGGCGGATGCCCTCGGAATCGGGATCGGCATTGTCCTGGGAAAGAAGATTCCCGAGCGGGCGATCAAATGGTTTGCCGCCCTGCTCTTCATCCTTTTCGGCTTGGTCGGGCTCTGGCAGTCGATGCCGAAACATCTGCTGACGGCGCCGGTTGTGATCGGGGGAATTTTGACGATTGCGATTTTCACCGCGCTTGTCACTTACACGAATCGAACAAAAAAAGAACCATCAGGGTTAAATGGATGTTCCAAATCCGCCGTTCAGCCCGGTACAGAGGATCGATTTGAATAA
- the proB gene encoding glutamate 5-kinase — MNENREQVLKNVKRVLIKIGSAVLTGDNGLDLERIQHLVDQMAALTHRGYQVVMVTSGAIASGKHRLGITTALKSIPQKQAAAAIGQGRLMRIYSNSFGKHGLYVGQILLTMSDLTDRRRFLNIRNTLSTLMEWGIIAIINENDTVAIDEIKFGDNDNLAAMIANIIEAHLVINLTSTPGLYDRNPASSRNARLIPLVREITEDIEAAASEEGTSVGTGGMKSKVMAAKKVTAFGIPYIIAPGKQKDVLLDIFDGNELGTLFLPMREHLSSRKYWIAFTLRSRGVLSIDAGARTAILEEGKSLLPSGIVGVEGDFIVGDPVTCVDRDGVPLAKGLVNYSAPDIRKIMGLKTSRIEQVLGHKDYDEIIHRDNLAVIRRSRRHREAG, encoded by the coding sequence ATGAATGAAAATCGAGAACAAGTCCTGAAAAATGTAAAGAGAGTTCTGATAAAGATCGGCAGCGCCGTCCTTACAGGCGACAACGGCCTCGACCTGGAAAGGATCCAGCACCTGGTGGACCAGATGGCCGCCCTGACACACAGGGGCTATCAAGTCGTCATGGTCACCTCGGGCGCCATCGCCTCGGGGAAACACCGCCTCGGCATTACCACCGCTTTGAAGAGCATTCCCCAGAAGCAGGCCGCGGCAGCCATAGGGCAGGGACGCCTGATGCGCATTTATTCCAATTCCTTCGGGAAACACGGCCTCTATGTCGGACAGATTCTTCTCACCATGAGCGATCTGACGGATCGAAGGCGTTTCCTCAATATCCGCAATACCCTTTCCACCCTCATGGAATGGGGCATCATCGCCATTATCAACGAAAACGACACCGTGGCCATCGATGAGATCAAATTCGGCGATAACGACAATCTGGCCGCCATGATCGCCAATATCATCGAAGCCCATCTGGTCATCAATTTAACCAGCACACCGGGACTCTATGATCGGAATCCCGCTTCATCCAGGAATGCCAGACTGATTCCCCTTGTCCGGGAAATCACGGAAGATATTGAAGCAGCCGCGTCGGAGGAAGGGACCTCCGTCGGAACGGGAGGGATGAAAAGCAAGGTCATGGCGGCCAAAAAGGTAACCGCCTTCGGCATCCCTTACATTATTGCTCCCGGAAAGCAGAAGGACGTTCTGCTGGATATCTTTGATGGAAACGAGCTGGGCACCCTTTTCCTCCCCATGAGAGAGCATCTCAGCAGCCGCAAATACTGGATTGCCTTTACCCTCAGATCTCGAGGGGTTCTGAGCATTGACGCCGGCGCCCGAACCGCGATTCTGGAAGAGGGAAAAAGCCTGCTGCCCTCAGGAATTGTCGGTGTGGAAGGTGATTTCATCGTGGGAGACCCGGTCACGTGCGTCGATCGGGACGGCGTTCCCCTGGCCAAGGGGCTGGTTAATTACAGCGCTCCCGATATCCGGAAGATCATGGGACTCAAGACGTCCCGGATCGAACAGGTGCTGGGACACAAGGACTATGACGAAATCATTCACCGCGACAACCTGGCCGTGATCCGTCGCAGTCGCAGACACAGAGAAGCAGGCTGA
- the obgE gene encoding GTPase ObgE → MKFIDEAKIYVKAGDGGRGCVSFRREKYVPFGGPNGGDGGKGGDVVIVATSSHNTLLDLKYKQHHVAKHGGHGEGSNRTGRSAPDLTIPVPVGTLVMDSESGEILADLVTEGQEYIVAHGGIGGRGNARFATATNQAPRYAQSGIPGEERWIRLELKLLADVGIIGLPNVGKSTFISRVSAARPKIADYPFTTLTPHLGVVRYGDDLNTFVLADIPGLIEGAHEGVGMGIQFLRHIERTALLLHIIDISRDETSTGWHDFEVINSELASYSPELILKPQIVAVNKTDLPITREKLKDTLRIFAEKGIVLYPFSAATGEGIPALLYKIGEALKNIRYRQTEHE, encoded by the coding sequence ATGAAATTCATCGATGAAGCAAAGATTTATGTAAAGGCCGGCGACGGAGGCCGGGGCTGTGTCAGTTTCCGGCGGGAAAAGTATGTTCCCTTCGGAGGCCCCAACGGCGGTGACGGTGGCAAGGGCGGTGACGTGGTTATCGTGGCCACATCCAGCCACAACACCCTGCTCGATTTGAAATACAAACAGCATCATGTGGCAAAACACGGCGGACATGGCGAAGGAAGCAACAGGACAGGCCGAAGTGCTCCCGATCTGACAATTCCCGTCCCGGTCGGCACACTCGTGATGGATTCCGAATCCGGAGAAATTCTGGCTGACCTTGTCACGGAAGGCCAGGAGTATATCGTTGCTCATGGGGGGATCGGCGGACGCGGCAATGCCCGATTCGCCACGGCGACGAATCAGGCGCCCCGTTATGCCCAGAGCGGAATACCCGGTGAGGAACGCTGGATTCGGCTGGAACTTAAACTGCTTGCGGATGTCGGGATCATCGGGCTTCCCAACGTGGGGAAATCCACCTTTATTTCAAGAGTTTCCGCCGCCCGTCCAAAAATTGCCGATTATCCTTTTACCACGCTGACACCTCACCTCGGCGTCGTCCGTTATGGCGACGATCTAAATACCTTCGTCCTCGCCGACATCCCAGGTCTGATTGAAGGAGCCCATGAGGGGGTCGGCATGGGAATCCAGTTCCTGCGACACATTGAAAGAACCGCCCTGCTGCTCCACATTATCGACATCTCGAGAGACGAGACCAGCACCGGCTGGCACGATTTTGAAGTGATCAATTCGGAACTGGCCTCATACAGTCCCGAGCTGATTCTCAAACCCCAGATCGTGGCCGTCAACAAGACCGACCTGCCCATAACCAGGGAGAAGCTGAAGGATACGCTTCGGATCTTTGCGGAAAAGGGCATCGTGCTTTACCCATTCTCCGCCGCAACAGGCGAGGGTATCCCGGCCCTGCTGTATAAAATTGGAGAAGCCCTGAAAAATATCCGATACAGGCAGACTGAACATGAATGA
- the rpmA gene encoding 50S ribosomal protein L27, which yields MAHKKGQGSSRNGRDSNAQRRGVKVYGGQSIHAGSIIIRQLGTKIHPGNNVGMGKDYTLFSLIDGVVKFERLDKKRKKVSVYATA from the coding sequence ATGGCACATAAAAAAGGACAGGGAAGTTCCCGAAACGGCAGGGACAGTAATGCCCAGAGACGCGGGGTAAAGGTTTACGGCGGGCAGAGCATCCATGCCGGTTCCATCATCATTCGCCAGTTGGGAACGAAAATTCATCCCGGTAATAATGTGGGCATGGGTAAAGACTATACCCTCTTTTCCCTGATTGACGGCGTGGTCAAATTCGAAAGACTGGACAAGAAGAGAAAGAAGGTCAGTGTTTACGCAACGGCGTGA
- the rplU gene encoding 50S ribosomal protein L21, with amino-acid sequence MDMYAVIKTGGKQHRVSEGDLLTVEKLAGSKGDSVVFDDVLMVAKEGEIRVGKPVLEGAKVVGEIVAQVKGPKIYVFHMKKRKGFHKKTGHRQQLTRMRIKEISI; translated from the coding sequence ATGGATATGTATGCGGTGATAAAAACAGGCGGGAAACAACACAGGGTTTCAGAAGGAGATTTGCTGACTGTTGAAAAGCTGGCCGGCAGCAAAGGAGACAGCGTGGTCTTTGATGATGTGCTGATGGTTGCCAAAGAAGGAGAGATCCGGGTGGGAAAGCCTGTCTTGGAGGGCGCTAAAGTTGTCGGTGAAATTGTCGCCCAGGTAAAAGGCCCTAAGATTTATGTTTTCCATATGAAAAAACGTAAGGGATTCCATAAGAAAACTGGGCATCGGCAACAACTGACACGAATGAGAATCAAGGAAATTTCGATTTAA